The following proteins are co-located in the Streptococcus downei MFe28 genome:
- a CDS encoding phosphoglycerate kinase: MAKLTVKDVDLKGKKVLVRVDFNVPVKDGVITNDNRITAALPTIKYIIEHGGRAVLFSHLGRVKEEADKEGKSLEPVAKDLAKKLGQDVVFPGVTRGPKLEEAINGLQDGQVLLVENTRFEDVDGKKESKNDPELGKYWASLGDGIFVNDAFGTAHRAHASNVGISANVEKAVAGFLLENEIAYIQEAVETPERPFVAILGGSKVSDKIGVIENLLKKADKVLIGGGMTYTFYKAQGIEIGDSLVEEDKLDVAKSLLEKANGKLVLPVDSKEANAFADYTEVKDTEGEAVDPGFLGLDIGPKSIAKFDQALTGAKTVVWNGPMGVFENPDFQAGTIGVMDAIVKQPGVKSIIGGGDSAAAAINLGRADKFSWISTGGGASMELLEGKELPGLAALTEK; encoded by the coding sequence TATTACTGCGGCTCTGCCAACCATTAAATACATCATTGAACATGGTGGCCGTGCAGTTCTTTTTTCTCACCTTGGTCGTGTGAAGGAAGAAGCAGACAAGGAAGGTAAGTCTCTTGAACCAGTTGCTAAAGATTTGGCTAAAAAATTGGGACAAGATGTTGTCTTCCCAGGTGTAACTCGCGGTCCTAAATTGGAAGAAGCTATTAATGGTTTGCAAGACGGTCAAGTTCTCTTGGTAGAAAATACTCGTTTTGAAGATGTTGATGGTAAGAAAGAATCTAAGAACGATCCAGAACTTGGTAAGTACTGGGCTAGCCTTGGTGATGGTATCTTTGTCAATGATGCCTTCGGTACAGCTCACCGTGCTCACGCTTCAAATGTTGGGATCTCTGCTAATGTTGAAAAGGCTGTTGCTGGATTCCTTCTTGAAAACGAAATTGCTTACATCCAAGAAGCCGTTGAAACACCAGAACGCCCATTCGTGGCTATCCTTGGTGGATCTAAGGTTTCAGACAAGATCGGTGTTATCGAAAACTTACTTAAGAAGGCTGATAAGGTCCTTATCGGTGGTGGTATGACCTATACCTTCTACAAGGCTCAGGGTATTGAAATTGGTGATTCCTTGGTCGAAGAAGATAAGTTGGATGTCGCTAAGTCTCTCCTTGAAAAAGCAAATGGTAAATTAGTCTTGCCAGTTGACTCTAAAGAAGCGAATGCTTTTGCAGACTATACTGAAGTTAAAGATACTGAAGGTGAAGCTGTAGACCCTGGTTTCCTTGGTCTTGATATCGGTCCTAAATCAATCGCTAAATTTGACCAAGCCTTGACTGGTGCTAAAACAGTCGTTTGGAACGGTCCTATGGGTGTCTTTGAAAACCCTGACTTCCAAGCTGGTACCATCGGTGTTATGGATGCCATTGTTAAGCAACCAGGCGTGAAGTCAATCATCGGTGGTGGTGACTCAGCAGCAGCCGCCATCAACCTTGGCCGTGCTGATAAGTTCTCTTGGATTTCTACCGGCGGGGGAGCCTCAATGGAACTCCTTGAAGGTAAGGAACTTCCAGGACTTGCAGCTTTGACAGAAAAATAA